One Fusobacterium ulcerans DNA segment encodes these proteins:
- the spoVG gene encoding septation regulator SpoVG — protein sequence MKITDVRLRAVKNENELKLKAYADVTFDECFVIHGLKIIDGQKGMFVAMPSRKMPDGEYKDIAHPITPELRKEITDSVIARYNEMDLEEEAVEAVEE from the coding sequence ATGAAAATCACAGATGTTAGACTAAGGGCAGTAAAGAATGAGAATGAGTTAAAGTTGAAGGCTTATGCTGATGTAACATTTGATGAGTGCTTTGTTATCCATGGTCTAAAAATAATCGATGGTCAAAAGGGGATGTTTGTGGCTATGCCATCAAGAAAAATGCCTGATGGGGAATACAAAGATATAGCTCATCCAATCACTCCTGAATTAAGAAAAGAGATAACTGACTCAGTTATAGCTAGATACAATGAAATGGATCTAGAAGAAGAAGCTGTAGAAGCAGTGGAAGAATAG
- a CDS encoding RNA-binding S4 domain-containing protein: protein MRLDKFLKVSRIIKRRPIAKIVVDGGKAKLDGKVAKAGTEVKVGQILELEYFNKYFKFEILEVPAGNVAKEKTSELIKVLDSRGIKIDLDSEEDIF from the coding sequence ATGAGATTGGACAAGTTTTTAAAAGTAAGCAGAATAATTAAGAGAAGACCTATCGCTAAAATAGTTGTAGATGGTGGAAAAGCTAAGCTAGATGGTAAAGTAGCAAAGGCTGGAACAGAGGTAAAAGTAGGACAAATTCTTGAGTTGGAATATTTTAATAAATATTTTAAATTTGAGATATTAGAGGTGCCTGCTGGAAATGTAGCTAAAGAAAAGACTTCTGAGCTTATAAAAGTATTGGACAGCAGAGGTATAAAGATAGATCTAGACAGTGAGGAGGATATTTTCTAG
- the ispE gene encoding 4-(cytidine 5'-diphospho)-2-C-methyl-D-erythritol kinase, translated as MKFSLNSNGKINIGLNVTGRCENGYHLLDMVMVPISLSDTMTGEITDAKGTLTIETNKKDIPTGKENILYKIYDKFYDESALERKKVYVYLEKRIPHQAGLGGGSSNGAFLLKLLNSFHDNHFSMEKMIEIGKSVGADIPFFLINKSARVTGIGENIEIIENNLDSALIIIKPDFGVSTGKAYKNMYMLNNKRDADIDKIVLGLKENSLSTVENSIENHLEQGLLLEDENIIDFRKRLAALNNMKFFMSGSGSAYYTFADKNEKENIYKILKEHFKNCEVHLCGSL; from the coding sequence GTGAAATTTTCTTTGAATTCCAATGGAAAAATAAATATAGGTTTAAATGTAACTGGCAGATGTGAGAATGGATATCATCTTCTGGATATGGTAATGGTACCTATCAGTCTGAGTGATACTATGACTGGAGAGATAACAGATGCTAAAGGGACATTGACTATAGAGACTAATAAGAAAGATATACCAACAGGAAAAGAAAATATCCTGTATAAGATATATGATAAATTTTATGATGAAAGTGCCTTAGAAAGAAAAAAAGTATATGTGTATCTTGAAAAAAGAATACCACATCAAGCTGGGCTTGGGGGAGGAAGTTCCAATGGAGCATTCCTGCTTAAACTTTTAAATAGCTTTCATGATAATCATTTCTCTATGGAAAAAATGATAGAGATAGGAAAAAGTGTAGGAGCAGACATACCATTTTTTCTGATAAATAAATCTGCAAGAGTTACAGGTATAGGAGAAAATATTGAAATAATAGAAAATAATCTGGACAGTGCATTGATAATTATAAAGCCAGATTTTGGAGTTTCTACTGGAAAAGCATATAAGAATATGTATATGCTCAATAATAAAAGAGATGCTGATATAGATAAAATAGTTCTGGGACTAAAGGAAAACAGCCTATCTACAGTGGAAAACAGTATAGAAAATCATCTTGAGCAAGGACTTTTGCTTGAAGATGAAAACATAATAGATTTCAGAAAAAGATTAGCAGCTTTAAATAATATGAAATTCTTTATGTCAGGAAGCGGAAGTGCATATTATACTTTTGCTGATAAAAATGAAAAAGAGAATATATATAAAATATTAAAAGAGCATTTTAAAAACTGTGAAGTACATCTTTGCGGTTCTTTATAG